AGGTGTTCTTGCCGTCGCCCATCATCACGATGACCTTCAGGGTCTCGGCCTCGTTGTACTGGGCGGGAACGGCCGACGTGTAGGTGTCGTCGTCCTTCTTGCCGTCCAGTGCTTTCTTCACGCTCTTGAACTTCGGATCGAGCAGCGCCGCGCCCCATTTCATGCCGGTGTTGCCCGAGGTGTTGCCGCTGGCGACGAGGGTGTCGATCTTGGTGTGAAGCGCGGTCTCGTTGGACGAGTAGGCCAGGATCTCGGCGTATTCGTCGGTGTAGCAGGTCCGGTTGGAATATTGCAGGTTGTTGAACCCGTAATGGTCCTGGGCGGTGTAGATGAGTTGCGTCTGCTGCACCTCCGGGTCGATGGCGGCGCTGTTGAAGTCGCTTGCGCGGAATTGCAGGCAGGTCGAGTAGTTCTGACGCACGTCCACATTGAGCGACTCGAAGATCTCCGGGCCGGGCGCCACGTCCCAGCTGAACGGGATGATCGAAACGGTGGTGTTGCCGGGTTCGGACGAGTTCAGGATCGTGGTCACGAATTTCTTGGCCGCGGCCTGGAGGTTCGAGAGCTTGTTGTTGTTGCCCATGGAGCCCGAGACGTCGAGCACCAGCGCGACCTCGAGCTTGGGCACCCGGCGCTCGGCGGTCGATGTGCCCTTGGCCTCGAGCTTCTTCACGCCCGAGAGCTTCATCAGGTAGGTGTCGAGCGTCATCGACGCGTTCGCGGTGACCTTCGACGCGTTGGCGGAGGAGGCGATGTCGCCCTCGACCTCGTCGTCGAGATACTGGCGCATGCCGGCGGTCTCGAAGTAATCCTCGACGATCTTGCGTCCGTCGGAGCCGAAGGGAGAGCCCGCCGCGGCCAGCACGGCGGCGTCGAGCGTCTGCTGGATGCGCGCGCGCTCCATCTCGTAGCGCATCATGTCGATGGCGAGACCGGCGGCGGCGATCATGATCAGGAAGAAGAAGAGCGACATGACGGTCACGGTCCCGTCCTCGTCCCGTCCGAAGGCGCGGGCGCGGTCGAACACGCGCTGGAACGCGCTTGGCCGGGGCGGCGCGAAGGGATCGCGATCCGGGGAAATGAGTGTACGCAATGTCATTTTCGATACCTCGCAAGACCGGAACTGGTCAGCCCGAATCGGAATTCGGCAAAGCGGTTTTTCGCCGATATATGTGGCGGAAATAGGGCCAAAACCCCCAATATTTTAAGGAAAACAGGGTGATTAGGGGACAGTCAGCAGTGCCGGGCGGAGATTGTCGACGGGGGGTTGACAATGAGACGCCGAGCGCGGGGCGCGGGCGTGCGGCCGGCAATTACTGGACAAAAGATCGCCGACCATTAACGATGCGCAAAGGGATCGGGGCGTCGCACGGGCGGCGCCCCGGCGAAACTTGGGAGGACCCTCATGACCACAGCCAAAGAGCCGACTTTTCGCGAGAGCGTGGACCTCATGTTCAACCGGGCGGTGTCGCTCATGGACCTCCCGCCGGGGCTTGAGGAGAAGATCCGCGTCTGCAACGCGACCTACACGGTTCGGTTCGGCGTGCGGCTGAGGGGGCAGATCCATACCTTCACCGGCTATCGCAGCGTCCATTCGGAACACATGGAGCCCGTGAAGGGCGGAATCCGCTATGCCATGGGCGTGAACCAGGACGAGGTGGAGGCGCTTGCGGCGCTGATGACCTACAAATGCGCGCTGGT
This window of the Roseovarius sp. SCSIO 43702 genome carries:
- a CDS encoding pilus assembly protein TadG-related protein, with translation MTLRTLISPDRDPFAPPRPSAFQRVFDRARAFGRDEDGTVTVMSLFFFLIMIAAAGLAIDMMRYEMERARIQQTLDAAVLAAAGSPFGSDGRKIVEDYFETAGMRQYLDDEVEGDIASSANASKVTANASMTLDTYLMKLSGVKKLEAKGTSTAERRVPKLEVALVLDVSGSMGNNNKLSNLQAAAKKFVTTILNSSEPGNTTVSIIPFSWDVAPGPEIFESLNVDVRQNYSTCLQFRASDFNSAAIDPEVQQTQLIYTAQDHYGFNNLQYSNRTCYTDEYAEILAYSSNETALHTKIDTLVASGNTSGNTGMKWGAALLDPKFKSVKKALDGKKDDDTYTSAVPAQYNEAETLKVIVMMGDGKNTYSNEFPFDSTFRGPNSYLHKIVYTVEEFQYAYHKYRHWYSDSESKCSKKNWECVYSSETKEAFYVYDDDDHEYDSTTTDDELTVWQFENLDSWLPGYVSTYNYSWEEAWGLMSPDFLNDETGFGVPEDVEFEGTGRVSGSEKDSRMSNICKATKDNGVVVYTIGFEISKGGTAEAGLKDCASSLAHYYRAEGVNINDAFSSIASNVVNLRLTE